Proteins encoded by one window of Salvia splendens isolate huo1 chromosome 5, SspV2, whole genome shotgun sequence:
- the LOC121804679 gene encoding phytochrome-associated serine/threonine-protein phosphatase 3 isoform X2: MKLFQTGGHVPDTNYIFMGDFVDRGYNSLEVFTILLLLKARYPANITLLRGNHESRQLTQVYGFYDECQRKYGNANAWRYCTDVFDYLTLSAIIDGTVLCVHGGLSPDVRTIDQIRVIERNGEIPHEGPFCDLMWSDPEDIETWAVSPRGAGWLFGSRVTSEFNHINKLDLVCRAHQLVQEGLKYMFQDKGLVTVWSAPNYCYRCGNVASILSFNENMEREVKFFTETEENNQMRGPRTGVPYFL; encoded by the exons ATGAAACTTTTCCAGACGGGGGGTCACGTACCGGATACAAACTACATATTTATG GGAGATTTTGTGGATCGTGGCTACAATAGTCTCGAAGTTTTCACAATTCTTTTGCTTCTCAAAGCAAG ATATCCTGCTAACATTACTCTCCTCCGTGGAAATCACGAAAGTAGGCAACTAACACAG GTTTATGGATTTTATGATGAATGCCAGAGGAAATATGGGAATGCAAATGCTTGGCGATATTGCACTGATGTTTTTGACTATCTTACTTTATCTGCGATAATTGATGGGACG GTACTTTGTGTGCATGGTGGCCTATCCCCAGATGTTAGAACTATTGATCAG ATTCGTGTTATTGAACGGAACGGTGAAATCCCCCATGAAGGGCCCTTCTGTGATTTAATGTGGAGTGATCCTGAAGATATTGAGACATGGGCAGTTAGTCCCCGAGGAGCAGGTTGGCTTTTTGGTTCCAGGGTTACTTCTGAG TTCAATCATATTAACAAACTTGATCTGGTATGCCGTGCCCACCAACTTGTCCAAGAAGGTCTGAAATACATGTTTCAAGACAAGGGGCTTGTGACA GTGTGGTCTGCACCAAATTATTGTTACCGATGTGGCAACGTTGCATCCATTCTGAGCTTCAATGAGAATATG GAAAGAGAAGTGAAGTTCTTCACCGAGACGGAGGAGAATAACCAAATGCGAGGACCCAGAACTGGAGTACCTTATTTCCTTTGA
- the LOC121804679 gene encoding phytochrome-associated serine/threonine-protein phosphatase 3 isoform X1, giving the protein MDLDQWIAKVKDSQHLSEDELQLLCEYVKEILIEESNVQPVNSPVTVCGDIHGQFHDLMKLFQTGGHVPDTNYIFMGDFVDRGYNSLEVFTILLLLKARYPANITLLRGNHESRQLTQVYGFYDECQRKYGNANAWRYCTDVFDYLTLSAIIDGTVLCVHGGLSPDVRTIDQIRVIERNGEIPHEGPFCDLMWSDPEDIETWAVSPRGAGWLFGSRVTSEFNHINKLDLVCRAHQLVQEGLKYMFQDKGLVTVWSAPNYCYRCGNVASILSFNENMEREVKFFTETEENNQMRGPRTGVPYFL; this is encoded by the exons ATGGATTTGGACCAGTGGATAGCAAAGGTGAAAGACAGCCAGCACTTATCCGAAGATGAGCTCCAGCTCCTCTGCGAATAC GTAAAGGAGATACTGATCGAGGAATCAAACGTTCAGCCTGTCAATAGCCCAGTCACAGTATGTGGGGATATTCACGGGCAGTTTCATGACTTAATGAAACTTTTCCAGACGGGGGGTCACGTACCGGATACAAACTACATATTTATG GGAGATTTTGTGGATCGTGGCTACAATAGTCTCGAAGTTTTCACAATTCTTTTGCTTCTCAAAGCAAG ATATCCTGCTAACATTACTCTCCTCCGTGGAAATCACGAAAGTAGGCAACTAACACAG GTTTATGGATTTTATGATGAATGCCAGAGGAAATATGGGAATGCAAATGCTTGGCGATATTGCACTGATGTTTTTGACTATCTTACTTTATCTGCGATAATTGATGGGACG GTACTTTGTGTGCATGGTGGCCTATCCCCAGATGTTAGAACTATTGATCAG ATTCGTGTTATTGAACGGAACGGTGAAATCCCCCATGAAGGGCCCTTCTGTGATTTAATGTGGAGTGATCCTGAAGATATTGAGACATGGGCAGTTAGTCCCCGAGGAGCAGGTTGGCTTTTTGGTTCCAGGGTTACTTCTGAG TTCAATCATATTAACAAACTTGATCTGGTATGCCGTGCCCACCAACTTGTCCAAGAAGGTCTGAAATACATGTTTCAAGACAAGGGGCTTGTGACA GTGTGGTCTGCACCAAATTATTGTTACCGATGTGGCAACGTTGCATCCATTCTGAGCTTCAATGAGAATATG GAAAGAGAAGTGAAGTTCTTCACCGAGACGGAGGAGAATAACCAAATGCGAGGACCCAGAACTGGAGTACCTTATTTCCTTTGA